Proteins found in one Primulina eburnea isolate SZY01 chromosome 16, ASM2296580v1, whole genome shotgun sequence genomic segment:
- the LOC140816054 gene encoding uncharacterized protein, which produces MSTSISSIEGQLTSAPVLALPQGVEDFVVYTDASKKGLGAVLMQRGKVIAYDSRQLKEYEKNNPTHDLKLAAVRSEIALVEEGTIARLSTLVIRPTLIDRIKHEQQLDTLLLELRAKAEKKGNSKFGLNSDGLITFQGRICVPVGDAIRRDVLKEAHTASYSVHPGGTKMYQDLRRLYWLPGENVFVKIASLKGVVRFGKKGKLSPRYIGPFEILDKIGEIAYRLALPPDLDRVHSVYHVSMLRKYLSNPSHVLRHEALDLCPNLSYEEVPVQIIDRKVNVLRNKEISFVKVLWRNHVIEEATWETEEEMRQRYPDLF; this is translated from the exons ATGTCAACAAGCATTTCAAGTATTGAAGGACAATTGACTTCAGCTCCAGTGTTAGCACTTCCTCAGGGAGTTGAAGACTTTGTGGTGTATACAGATGCTTCCAAGAAAGGTCTTGGTgctgtgttgatgcagcgaggcaaAGTTATTGCTTATGATTCTCGTCAATTGAAGGAGTATGAAAAGAACAATCCGACTCATGATCTCAAGTTGGCGGCCGTG AGAAGTGAGATCGCATTGGTTGAGGAAGGTACGATCGCTCGACTTTCAACCTTAGTTATTCGACCGACTTTGATTGACAGAATTAAGCATGAGCAACAGTTGGATACTCTTTTGTTGGAATTGAGAGCAAAGGCAGAGAAGAAGGGGAATTCTAAGTTTGGATTGAACAGTGATGGCCTGATTACATTTcaaggccgtatttgtgttcctgttggtgaTGCTATTCGTCGTGATGTTTTGAAGGAAGCTCATACTGCATCTTATTCGGTACATCCTGgtggcaccaagatgtatcaagaTCTTCGTCGATTGTATTGGttgccag GTGAAAATGTGTTTGTTAAGATAGCTTCTCTCAAAGGAGTtgtgagatttggaaagaaaggtaaGTTGAGTCCTCGCTATATTGgaccttttgagattctggatAAAATTGGTGAAATAGCGTATCGATTGGCTTTGCCTCCGGATTTGGATCGAGTTCACAGTGTCTACCATGTTTCAATGTTAAGGAAGTACTTGTCCAATCCATCCCATGTTCTTCGACACGAAGCATTGGATCTTTGTCCTAATCTGAGCTATGAAGAAGTGCCGGTTCAAATTATTGACCGCAAAGTTAATGTGCTAAGGAACAAAGAAATTAGCTTtgttaaagttctttg